Proteins co-encoded in one Theileria equi strain WA chromosome 3, complete sequence genomic window:
- a CDS encoding hypothetical protein (encoded by transcript BEWA_011540A) translates to MRDNVHYGFIQIPLSHISPFAIDEALLLYKPTPDDIVRKDNHSRVIFNNVAITQEEEEHVEKFINYLLSECSIVENMLENELLELIHLMQPELLRLLYSAKFDYEEAASLTLKNYEFRLSSLLPATINEIEKELKEGYLYWFGRDKKFRPTLIADIFKLQNISVDKILKLVIFCFEFFLRYLHVGGRAESYNVMIDCCNKSVVEVPIQMIIKLVDLMHSKYRGRLHKIYLINTPSLINMMMKTLSTVLPKGTFEKILILKKDFRDVLSKLYDHNQLQEKFGGTSSDLIEDFYPFKFFSNVGNEVKSGISPEVIVNLPPKILYGTSMILKKQRLVQKRHKFFESPDNMGTEEDSSSKYDLESWTKEIGIYMLTKDTAKYIINNRPQLGVMVEQNIIETRKDLKSFVCKVKI, encoded by the exons ATGAGAGATAATGTACACTATGGCTTTATTCAAATTCCGTTGAGTCACATTAGCCCGTTTGCTATAGATGAAGCACTGTTACTCTACAAACCTACACCGGATGACATAGTCAGAAAGGATAATCACTCTAGGGTTATATTTAATAATGTCGCAATTACacaagaagaggaggaacATGTAGAGAAGTTTATAAACTATCTACTCAGTGAATGCTCCATTGTGGAAAATATGCTAGAGAATGAACTCTTGGAGCTCATTCATCTGATGCAACCTGAACTCCTAAGACTTCTATATTCAGCAAAATTTGACTATGAAGAAGCTGCATCACTTACTCTAAAAAATTACGAATTTAGATTATCTAGTTTGTTACCGGCAACTATAAATGAAATAGAAAAGGAGTTAAAAGAAGGTTATTTGTATTGGTTTGGACGAGATAAAAAATTTAGACCCACACTAATAGCCGATATCTTTAAACTGCAAAACATTTCAGTGGATAAAATCCTAAAACTTGTGATTTTTTGTTTCGAGTTTTTTTTGAG GTACCTTCATGTTGGAGGAAGAGCTGAAAGTTACAATGTTATGATTGATTGCTGCAATAAAAGCGTTGTAGAAGTTCCAATACAAATGATAATTAAGCTTGTAGATTTGATGCATTCCAAATATAGAGGTAGGCTCCATAAGATTTACCTCATAAATACTCCAAGTTTgataaatatgatgatGAAAACGCTTTCCACTGTACTGCCAAAAGGCacatttgaaaaaataCTTATATTAAAAAAGGATTTCAGGGACGTTCTTTCGAAACTTTACGATCACAACCAACTCCAAGAGAAATTTGGTGGGACATCTTCAGACTTGATAGAAGATTTTTATCCCTTTAAATTTTTCTCAAACGTAGGTAACGAAGTCAAATCCGGGATTTCTCCGGAGGTTATTGTAAACTTACCTCCAAAAATTCTATATGGAACTTCTATGATTCTAAAGAAACAGAGATTAGTGCAGAAACGGCACAAATTTTTCGAAAGTCCAGATAATATGGGTACAGAGGAAGATTCATCCTCTAAATATGATTTAGAGTCATGGACTAAAGAAATAGGGATCTACATGTTAACCAAAGATACGGCGAAATATATCATAAACAATAGGCCCCAACTTGGGGTCATGGTGGAGCAAAATATAATAGAAACAAGGAAGGATTTAAAATCATTTGTGTGTAAAGTGAAAATTTAA
- a CDS encoding hypothetical protein (encoded by transcript BEWA_011550A) has translation MPITCEDSGFDTGIVHQVNNIVVDNMPPGLEGQMQDIELNSNDLVLNTHLNFLKSFFDISQGEYKDRCKAALFPYICLNLRCLKWLKDVTSTLNKRIGNRNNNADDMPVETQGGISAESESKDPNATIIDLEITSEEKQNKQEDRSVGAGFYSVNDLSFDSFANNVDKASHIYNTLTSIRDKPDLYGPFWINIFTAGSLFYVNSFHKVFHSAYPVSFVSIGTLMKLTMICFSCTTLMALSMFLCKYHFLRTSDLKGLVGFLGISGYTQIPLAALCKISVWMSLAMVCFPSLKHILYALHLMAYFYLFVSTSCTIFVTLPPLDLSQHDKTFRIASMALSSIIQLVFLAIFQSYTH, from the coding sequence ATGCCAATCACTTGCGAAGACTCTGGCTTTGATACCGGTATTGTTCACCAGGTGAACAATATAGTGGTTGATAATATGCCTCCGGGTTTAGAAGGACAAATGCAAGATATAGAACTCAATTCTAACGATTTAGTTTTGAATACACATTtgaattttttaaaatcctTCTTTGATATTTCACAAGGTGAGTATAAGGATAGATGTAAAGCGGCGCTTTTCCCTTACATATGCCTCAATTTAAGATGCTTAAAATGGCTAAAAGATGTTACTAGTACTCTGAATAAAAGGATTGGAAACAGAAATAATAATGCAGATGATATGCCAGTGGAAACTCAAGGTGGAATTTCGGCAGAGTCGGAGAGCAAAGATCCGAATGCTACCATAATAGATTTGGAGATAACCTCCGAAGAAAAACAGAATAAGCAAGAAGATAGAAGCGTTGGTGCAGGGTTTTATAGTGTGAACGACCTATCCTTTGATTCATTTGCAAATAATGTAGACAAAGCATCACATATTTACAATACATTGACATCTATACGGGATAAACCCGATTTGTACGGACCGTTTTGGATTAATATCTTCACAGCAGGGTCTCTTTTTTATGTTAACTCTTTTCACAAAGTGTTTCACTCTGCCTATCCAGTATCTTTTGTATCAATTGGAACCCTGATGAAGCTGACCATGATATGCTTTTCTTGCACTACATTAATGGCATTGAGTATGTTCTTATGCAAGTATCATTTTCTAAGAACTAGTGACTTAAAAGGTTTAGTGGGATTTCTGGGTATTAGTGGCTATACTCAGATCCCTTTAGCTGCGTTATGTAAAATATctgtatggatgagtttGGCCATGGTTTGTTTCCCTTCTCTTAAGCATATCTTGTACGCTTTACATTTAATGGCTTATTTTTATCTGTTCGTTTCAACATCTTGTACTATTTTTGTAACATTACCTCCCTTGGATTTATCGCAGCATGATAAGACGTTTCGAATTGCTAGTATGGCACTTAGCTCCATAATACAACTCGTATTTCTTGCAATATTTCAATCTTACACACACTAA
- a CDS encoding hypothetical protein (encoded by transcript BEWA_011560A) produces MDENYVMSSNKRSYLNSTKILCTKRLEELTDEEIFSLLDRLGWPEVPSKRFVCPKISQRLSLWLLNKLFFQLKRRITQQENVCLDSNRGKSKTSEYTSCNIGHPNSFRAGELHLVAYLISHMQKLDALSAYASVLSKLIFLDFKNLYNHERNSFGDVSLVQLLNYDQTKIKDALDSYASHIESVQTLASCLTPSVETSNGRQSYSKKKKLTLSFKTNDIIEMVLSDLELFKLWNNVYMEFTCASDDTLFQSVLSILYNILKHFTIIINVLLELLEGNTNIKSSYEHILDLLMEPLFKFRSRIDDMEMHTKMIYNDSQYLYDLNHVICDVAYSLFKVVSFPIEKKFIFGCCDFVSSEIFETSINVPYTTLTQVSGSSVPYSHRFMIKMITLLRLALEDEEQILTVRGVCIMLPDIVEKLLISTKSYIESMNSMRDVLYYNVSYFGILTPLVMNLSNKLFELPSNKSTLSISLLESILSFISTIFVANNFNIFVYNGDRSNLISEVVEQSIHFIFFCLEKGYDLHFINEAMFDRPYDVRRYLFEISNFGNDSCFMKFSHLLWTSLDILVSLKLEYADKNINELLKLIKRDYEAYYTHDMDNKTMGYFLSTKYLCDYNEDTIPSETFVKNLITAYSISNDFVSLIEHAYKFAQINSQGKLFFKHPKALEAFRMSSIISSQYQIPLVLNKFVSIVSDGKSFRFVSTILAGYLSGLEFDKTIIGRSTKEIHDLFKIISFSYDCMGLSLVLQFTTTTRKLISCININELPAVLYEILEHAYEYVVTFSEKKGCDVMTWLGIFWVSYHLLMVVNDTGCDKYIVWNKKLYKIIKNALKSITKSNEDVNLVKKAVLSIFPNLSACSGMPHLKSRVKNLIDFRLEAFDQKFSIQMAEMVPYLVNCNYSVCKIVFKKILSVIACEDTDVESKTILLSAGKLLIDKLIPTYGEVLFYKFAELCLVFSSSCKNTYSYTLIDDVLKIMLSVLEYEEDMENYVCFYHLTCDYLKVISGSTNLPDKKYKRPRLNIFVVLSEMKSLVNKICLREDSKHEGILKSIAMFHFKVIRKIGDSIYMNLFNTKYSTKDVYRNVDNDIENLVLKALGMENSKDLLKIYLAGYSDDTNLNNLIIVEKITEAINNKHTHIHLLETTDEQYQVIVRNTIDYLSHSSCLGMEKSGFIYLSAMIGYLESYSHHVRNHMEYLDNIHNISRNLIKNKCYGKIIEPLLLILYIILSNNMDLITSNFTKIYEIILNLISAKHESFHHLYVGMFKKSTDEDLHTLKILKVLFNDSSDTNLYCKAISCTWSSYLSAKTENDLRKRMGSFELLLLLVSDDFFKMLNDWDSESLDSTLKSINMVITTHLTDLCFITLTDYMDKSLLEFVVVNLQMNNSLSLRLYSETKKYVGEKAKKSLHTNVSDHLFTTSEIAVKILSKWFVFIVIISHSSVTALIIPSYLSLLQP; encoded by the exons atggatgaaaACTACGTGATGTCGTCAAACAAACGCAGCTATCTCAATTCAACTAAGATTCTTTGTACTAAAAGGCTTGAAGAGTTAACCgatgaagaaatattttcCCTTTTGGACCGCCTGGGATGGCCAGAAGTACCTTCTAAAAGGTTCGTATGTCCCAAAATTTCCCAGAGGTTGTCTCTTTGGTTGTTAAATAAGCTTTTTTTTCAGTTGAAAAGGAGGATAACGCAACAAGAAAATGTATGTCTTGATTCAAATAGAGGAAAATCTAAGACGTCCGAATATACATCCTGTAACATAGGACACCCAAATAGCTTTAGGGCCGGAGAATTACATCTAGTTGCTTATTTGATATCTCATATGCAAAAACTAGATGCTTTATCCGCTTATGCATCTGTATTGAGCAAACtaatatttttggattttaaaaatctcTATAACCATGAAAGGAATAGTTTTGGAGATGTTTCTCTTGTTCAGTTATTAAATTATGATCAGACAAAGATAAAGGATGCCTTAGATTCGTATGCATCTCATATTGAATCTGTACAAACATTAGCTTCTTGTCTTACTCCAAGTGTGGAAACATCTAATGGACGGCAATCCTAttcaaagaagaaaaaactTACATTGTCATTTAAGACCAATGATATTATTGAAATGGTCTTGTCTGATCTGGAGTTATTCAAACTATGGAACAATGTTTATATGGAGTTTACATGTGCTAGCGATGACACACTCTTTCAATCGGTACTATCCATACTTTATAacattttgaaacatttcACCATTATCATAAATGTTCTTCTGGAACTCCTTGAGGGAAATACCAACATAAAGAGCTCGTATGAGCATATACTAGACCTTTTGATGGAACCTCTATTCAAATTTAGATCTAGGATTGATGATATGGAAATGCATACCAAAATGATTTATAATGATTCACAATATCTATATGATCTAAATCATGTGATATGTGATGTAGCCTATTCCCTTTTTAAAGTGGTAAGCTTTCCTATAGAAAAGAAGTTCATTTTTGGCTGTTGCGATTTTGTCTCCTCTGAGATATTTGAAACTTCTATAAACGTACCATATACCACACTTACTCAAGTTAGTGGTTCATCAGTACCATATTCACATAGgtttatgataaaaatgataacGTTATTGAGGTTGGCTCTTGAGGATGAGGAACAAATTCTTACAGTTAGAGGGGTTTGCATTATGTTACCAGATATAGTAGAAAAATTGTTAATTTCTACAAAGTCATATATAGAGAGTATGAATAGTATGAGGGATGTTTTATACTACAACGTATCTTATTTCGGCATACTAACTCCACTTGTAATGAACTTGTCTAATAAATTGTTTGAACTACCGTCTAATAAGTCTACCTTATCTATATCGTTGTTGGAATCAATACTCTCATTTATTTCAACAATTTTTGTTGCGAATAATTTTAATATCTTCGtttataatggagatagATCAAATTTAATATCGGAGGTTGTTGAGCAATCCATTCATTTCATTTTTTTCTGCTTGGAAAAAGGATATGATTTACATTTCATCAATGAAGCCATGTTTGATAGACCTTATGACGTCAGGAGGTATCTTTTTGAAAtttcaaactttggaaatgattCATGTTTTATGAAATTTTCACATCTACTGTGGACATCATTGGATATTCTAGTCTCATTAAAACTTGAATATGctgataaaaatataaatgaatTGCTAAAACTAATCAAAAGAGACTATGAGGCATATTATACTCATGATATGgataataaaactatgggATATTTCCTATCTACAAAATATCTTTGCGATTATAACGAAGATACAATACCAAGTGAAACATTTGTTAAAAATTTAATAACCGCATATTCTATCTCTAATGATTTTGTATCGCTAATTGAGCATGCCTATAAATTTGCGCAGATAAATTCACAAGGAAAACTGTTTTTTAAACATCCAAAAGCCTTAGAAGCCTTCAGAATGAGTAGTATAATATCATCACAATATCAAATCCCATTAGTATTGAATAAATTTGTTTCAATAGTGAGTGATGGTAAATCTTTCCGATTCGTTTCTACTATATTGGCAGGATATCTGAGTGGATTGGAATTCGATAAAACAATAATTGGAAGGAGCACAAAAGAAATTCATGATCTGTTTAAGATTATTTCTTTTAGCTATGATTGTATGGGTTTATCGTTGGTATTGCAATTCACAACTACAACCAGAAAATTGATTTCATGTATAAACATAAATGAACTACCGGCTGTTCTATATGAAATACTAGAACACGCATATGAATACGTGGTAACTTTTTCAGAAAAAAAAGGATGTGATGTTATGACATGGTTAGGAATATTCTGGGTATCTTACCATCTTCTCATGGTTGTAAATGATACTGGATGTGATAAATACATAGTATGGAACAAAAAACTATATAAAATCATTAAAAACGCTCTAAAGTCTATTACAAAATCCAATGAGGATGTAAATTTGGTGAAGAAGGCAGTGTTGTCCATATTTCCAAATCTATCTGCATGTTCAGGCATGCCACATTTAAAATCACGCGTTAAAAACCTAATTGATTTCCGTTTAGAGGCTTTTGATCAAAAGTTTTCCATACAAATGGCTGAAATGGTTCCTTACCTTGTTAATTGTAATTATTCAGTTTGTAAAATTGTATTTAAGAAGATATTATCTGTAATTGCCTGTGAAGACACTGATGTAGAGTCAAAAACGATATTGCTCTCTGCTGGCAAACTACTTATTGACAAACTTATTCCAACTTATGGTGaagttttattttataaatttgctGAATTGTGTCTGGTTTTTTCTTCTAGTTGCAAAAATACCTACTCGTATACTTTAATCGACGACGTTTTGAAAATTATGTTATCTGTACTAGAATATGAAGAGGATATGGAGAATTATGTATGTTTCTACCATTTGACCTGTGATTATTTGAAAGTAATATCTGGATCCACAAATCTACCCgataaaaaatacaaaagaCCTAGActcaacatttttgtagTGCTATCTGAAATGAAAAGCCTTGTCAATAAGATATGTTTAAGGGAAGATTCCAAACATGAGGGAATTTTGAAATCTATAGCCATGTTTCACTTCAAAGTGATAAGAAAAATTGGAGATTCTATCTATATGAATTTATTTAACACTAAATATTCCACAAAAGATGTATATAGGAATGTAGATAATGATATAGAAAATCTTGTATTGAAAGCGCTTGGGATGGAAAATTCGAAGGACTTGCTTAAAATATATCTGGCTGGGTATTCTGATGATACTAACCTAAACAATCTCATCATAGTTGAAAAAATCACAGAAGCTATAAATAACAAACATACGCACATACACCTGTTAGAGACAACCGATGAACAATATCAAGTTATTGTGAGAAATACTATAGACTATTTatcacattcttcttgtcTTGGTATGGAGAAATCTGGATTCATCTACTTGTCTGCGATGATAGGTTATTTGGAATCATATTCACATCACGTTCGTAATCATATGGAGTATCTCGATAATATCCATAATATTTCTAGAAATTTaataaaaaataaatgCTATGGCAAAATTATAGAACCTTTGTTATTGATCTTGTACATTATCCTCTCAAATAATATGGACCTTATTACTTCAAATTTTACCAAAATATATGAAATTATTCTGAATTTAATAAGCGCCAAACATGAATCcttccatcatctttacGTGGGAATGTTTAAAAAATCTACTGATGAGGATCTTCATACGTTAAAGATACTAAAAGTTCTATTTAATGATTCATCTGATACTAACTTGTATTGTAAGGCCATAAGCTGTACCTGGAGTTCATATCTATCTGCAAAAACAGAAAATGACTTGCGTAAAAGAATGGGATCTTTTGAACTACTTCTCTTATTAGTATCTGATGATTTTTTTAAGATGCTCAATGACTGGGACTCTGAAAGTTTAGACTCTACATTAAAGTCCATAAATATGGTTATTACAACGCATCTTACTGATTTGTGTTTCATTACTCTAACCGACTATATGGACAAAAGTCTGCTGGAATTTGTTGTAGTAAATCTCCAAATGAATAATTCTCTATCCTTGAGGCTCTATTCTGAAACAAAGAAATATG TGGGCGAAAAGGCGAAGAAATCGCTGCATACAAACGTATCTGACCACTTATTTACAACATCAGAAATCGCAGTAAAAATCCTCTCCAAATGGTTCGTTTTTATTGTTATAATAAGTCATTCCTCAGTGACAGCTCTAATAATCCCAAGCTATTTATCATTATTGCAACCTTAA
- a CDS encoding hypothetical protein (encoded by transcript BEWA_011570A), translated as MLDDRCSVLSPNFDPLILIDSITNLPLSDKLDVFYSSLTKDVEDEKLLKTLFEVKDSKISLGNLSHAIYLLPWSVQPVNECLKNRAASVLNDSSEKHTPNLKNLLQHFVARTKYEARLSEYLLGLRFTGYSYLRNACYNYLRCVYDSNKRVTVVCKSGNSISAPIRYKGNLDLFDRKLNILLANVQTDRNNRMSFMFISNNSIISIFT; from the exons ATGCTTGACGATCGATGCTCGGTTCTTAGTCCAAATTTTGATCCATTAATTCTCATAGATTCCATCACAAATCTTCCATTAAGTGATAAGCTGGATGTTTTTTATTCTAGTCTCACTAAAGACGTGGAAGATGAG AAACTTTTAAAGACACTTTTTGAGGTAAAGGACTCAAAAATATCTCTTGGTAACCTTTCACACGCAATTTATCTCTTGCCATGGTCGGTTCAACCGGTAAATGAATGCCTAAAGAATAGAGCTGCCTCGGTTTTAAATGATAGTTCAGAAAAGCACACCCCAAACTTGAAAAATT TATTGCAACATTTTGTCGCAAGAACAAAGTATGAAGCAAGGCTCTCTGAATATTTACTAGGTCTTCGTTTTACAGGATATTCTTATCTACGGAATGCATGTTACAATTACTTAAGATGTGTATATGATTCAAATAAAAGGGTTACTGTGGTATGTAAAAGCGGTAACAGTATATCAGCACCTATACGATACAAGGGTAACCTAGATCTTTTTGACAGAAAGTTAAACATTCTTCTAGCGAACGTTCAAACGGATAGAAATAACAGGATGTCATTTATGTTTATAAG CAATAATTCGATTATATCAATATTCACCTAG